In Schistocerca americana isolate TAMUIC-IGC-003095 chromosome 7, iqSchAmer2.1, whole genome shotgun sequence, a single genomic region encodes these proteins:
- the LOC124622847 gene encoding piggyBac transposable element-derived protein 4-like yields MYVVTHNVIFFLEDEIDDSLSSDEDENDVEGVASNPAAVPYPKDSEWTAVDTYRPLPVNTTPRQILVDIDESSSVLDCSKVFLTDSDVNELKRQTNLYASQTIQKKRRGNNLKPHSVLSSWKPVTISEMRRFLGIIFHMCVSKKPKIADHWSTNPFLSCNFCPHVMSRLRFTQILSCLHLVDNSNQKKPGEDGFHPLYKVLPYYNNLKERCIQAYRPSEKVTIDEGICPFRGRVSFRVYMQNKPHKYGLKVYAVAEASSGYVVNFEVYAGKHIVDNSSSAVILRLLSDSSLLNKGHTVYLDRFYSSPELFQQLAEKGTGAVGTVNKSRKGLPKDLVSAKLKKGEMSFRRKDNVLAMKWKDKRDVYTLSTRHQATFGTHTKRNGSVVLKPLQVLDYNLNKIGVDIGDQRLQYNPFQHRTVKWWRKLYFHLLLMGVSNAFWLYNAVHRKKITITDFITVLAVQLVEDDTLEFIPRNEGTVGRLTKRHFLQHIPATTKKYAARVCHVCSSRSKKQSGKASRKETRYECEQCGVALCLEPCFKIFHTKKQYDSV; encoded by the coding sequence atgtatgtagttacacataatgtgatattctttttagaagacgagattgatgacagtttgtcttcagatgaagacgagaatgatgttgaaggtgttgcttcaaatccagcagctgtgccgtatccgaaagacagtgagtggactgcagttgacacctaccgacctctgcctgtcaacacgacacccaggcagatactagtggatattgatgagtcgagttctgtactggattgcagtaaagtgttccttactgacagtgacgtaaatgaactcaagagacagacaaatttgtatgcatcacagacaatacagaagaaaagaagaggaaataatctgaagccccattcagttttgagttcgtggaagccagtgactataagtgagatgaggcgtttcttgggtattattttccacatgtgtgtttcgaaaaagcccaaaattgcggaccattggagcactaatccttttcttagttgtaacttttgtccccatgtcatgagccgtttgcgtttcactcagatactgtcatgcttgcatcttgttgacaattcaaatcagaaaaaaccaggcgaagatggatttcatccactttacaaagttttgccatattataataatttgaaggagcgatgtatccaggcatatcgtccctcagaaaaagtgacaattgatgaaggaatttgcccatttcgaggtcgtgtgagtttccgtgtttacatgcaaaataagcctcataagtatggactgaaagtatatgctgttgctgaagccagtagtggctatgttgtaaattttgaagtttatgctggtaagcatattgttgacaattcttcgtctgcggttattttgcgattgttgtctgacagcagcttgctgaacaaaggccacactgtgtatttagatcgattttattccagtccagagctatttcagcaactggcagagaaaggcactggagctgttggtactgtgaacaaatccaggaaaggattgcctaaagatttagtatctgctaagctgaaaaagggcgaaatgtcttttcggcgtaaagataatgtattggcaatgaagtggaaagataagagagatgtgtatacattgtctacaaggcatcaagcaacatttggtacgcatactaagagaaatgggtctgtagtattgaaaccacttcaggtacttgattacaacctcaataaaattggagtggatattggagaccaacgcctgcagtacaatccgttccagcacagaactgtgaaatggtggcgaaaattatatttccatttgctgcttatgggagtatcaaatgcattttggctgtacaatgcagtgcacaggaagaaaattacaataacagactttataacagtgcttgcagttcagcttgttgaagacgacacacttgaattcattccaagaaatgaaggaactgtaggtcggctaacaaagagacattttttgcagcacatacctgcaactactaagaagtatgctgctcgtgtgtgtcacgtgtgcagttccaggagcaagaaacagagtggcaaggcttctcgcaaagagacacgatacgaatgtgaacagtgtggcgttgcactctgcctggaaccttgctttaaaattttccacactaaaaaacaatatgattctgtgtga